Proteins from a single region of Verrucomicrobiia bacterium:
- the nadD gene encoding nicotinate-nucleotide adenylyltransferase, which translates to MKLGVLGGTFDPIHEGHLALARAARQQFALDKILFIPTRLPPHKAERTDLAPESHRARMVELAIRGNPDFEMSRLELDRPGVSYTIDTLQDLEKRYPGAGLYLILGADTLETLDTWRDADKIRKIAGLLVAKRPGSDVRGCGDEGVCWISMQENPASSSRVREELRRSHLAPGMLPAAVLDYIQEKKLYAGRA; encoded by the coding sequence ATGAAATTAGGAGTTTTAGGCGGGACATTCGATCCCATTCACGAAGGTCACTTGGCCCTGGCCCGCGCTGCCCGGCAGCAGTTTGCCCTGGATAAAATCCTGTTCATTCCGACCCGTCTGCCTCCCCATAAAGCTGAACGTACCGATCTCGCGCCGGAATCCCACCGGGCGCGGATGGTGGAACTCGCGATCCGAGGCAATCCTGATTTTGAAATGTCCCGCCTCGAGCTCGACCGTCCCGGCGTTTCTTATACGATCGATACCCTTCAGGATCTGGAAAAACGCTATCCCGGCGCCGGCCTCTATTTGATCCTGGGCGCGGACACGCTGGAAACGCTCGATACCTGGCGGGACGCGGACAAGATCAGGAAAATTGCGGGGCTGCTCGTGGCCAAAAGGCCTGGGAGCGACGTGCGGGGCTGCGGCGACGAAGGGGTGTGCTGGATCTCCATGCAGGAAAATCCCGCGTCTTCCTCGCGCGTGCGCGAAGAATTGCGGCGCAGCCATCTTGCGCCGGGAATGCTTCCGGCGGCCGTCCTGGATTACATCCAGGAAAAGAAACTCTACGCGGGCCGCGCATGA
- the proB gene encoding glutamate 5-kinase, protein MSERIKKSRRIVIKAGTSILTGKDGSFAPENMARLGNEIVSLIEEGKEVVLVSSGAIGLGMEIASFKKRPKEMAKLQACAAIGQGKLMHAYELFFSKRGIHTAQILLTRDGLEIRERFLRASDTVEELLKMKVLPIVNENDTIATDEIAFGDNDKLSVHVAHLVRADLLIILSDVDGFYLKDGSRVRRVNSRGEIQNELVKHLKDTKKEKTVGGMAAKLKAASTAMELGIPLLIVNGHEKAVLSRALDGDDVGTLFMPAKDRRNAREMWLSFSAPRQGTLVVDAGAHEALRQRKVSLLPRGLVKVRGDFGRGAVVELETPDAKVFGRGVVRYSSDELGRLIGKKSGEIEAVLGYKYQDEIVHRNDMVLWD, encoded by the coding sequence ATGTCAGAACGCATCAAAAAAAGCAGGCGCATTGTCATCAAGGCGGGAACCAGCATTCTCACCGGCAAGGACGGTTCTTTCGCGCCGGAGAACATGGCCCGGCTGGGAAACGAGATCGTTTCGCTCATCGAAGAGGGCAAGGAAGTGGTGCTCGTCAGTTCCGGCGCCATCGGCCTCGGCATGGAGATCGCGTCCTTCAAGAAGCGGCCCAAGGAAATGGCCAAGCTCCAGGCCTGCGCCGCCATCGGCCAGGGCAAATTGATGCATGCCTACGAGCTTTTTTTCTCGAAGCGCGGCATCCATACCGCCCAGATCCTTTTGACGCGCGACGGCCTCGAGATCCGGGAACGCTTCCTCAGGGCAAGCGATACGGTGGAGGAGCTGCTGAAGATGAAAGTGCTTCCCATCGTCAACGAGAACGATACGATCGCGACCGATGAGATCGCCTTCGGCGATAACGACAAGCTGTCGGTGCACGTCGCGCACCTGGTGCGGGCCGACCTTTTGATCATCCTCTCGGACGTGGACGGCTTTTACCTGAAAGACGGTTCGCGCGTCCGGCGCGTGAATTCGCGCGGAGAAATCCAGAATGAGCTGGTCAAGCACCTGAAAGATACAAAAAAAGAAAAGACCGTGGGCGGCATGGCCGCGAAACTCAAGGCCGCGTCAACGGCCATGGAGCTCGGCATTCCGCTGCTCATCGTGAACGGCCACGAAAAAGCCGTCCTCTCCCGCGCGCTTGACGGCGATGATGTCGGCACGCTTTTCATGCCGGCCAAAGACCGGCGCAATGCTCGTGAGATGTGGCTTTCTTTTTCCGCGCCGCGACAGGGAACACTCGTGGTTGACGCGGGCGCGCACGAAGCGCTGCGCCAGCGCAAGGTCAGCCTGCTGCCCCGGGGGCTGGTGAAAGTTCGCGGCGACTTCGGCCGCGGCGCGGTCGTGGAACTCGAGACTCCGGACGCCAAAGTCTTCGGCCGGGGAGTCGTGCGTTACTCCAGCGACGAACTGGGCCGCTTGATCGGAAAAAAGAGCGGTGAAATCGAAGCGGTTTTGGGCTATAAGTATCAAGACGAGATCGTGCACCGCAACGACATGGTGCTGTGGGATTGA
- a CDS encoding glutamate-5-semialdehyde dehydrogenase produces MKTHSWEKELTGVLAAAKIAAREAAGLKNTLKNKILEDAAGRMVKETQTLLRENLKDLQNAEKDGLSSAMIDRLRLTPDRIKQMAEGVRAVARLEDPVGRVQARWKRPNGLKITKVTVPIGVILIIFESRPNVTVECAALCLKSGNAALLRGGKEAFHSNQALASIFSKSLARFKASPNIVNMIGTTDREAVDFLLRRQQDIQLVIPRGGQSLIRKVVENSRIPVIKHYQGICHVYVDAQADLKKALTIARNAKLQRPGVCNAMETLLVHKKVAPRFLSMLSEAFGAEGCEIRGDRETLKYVPWAKQAKAEDYGYEFLDKILAVKVVPDAASAVRHIQEHGSAHTDAIVTRSKKAARYFVDHVDSSSVMVNASTRFADGFEYGFGAEIGISTDKIHARGPMGLEGLTSYKYVVEGNGQIRS; encoded by the coding sequence ATGAAAACGCATTCCTGGGAGAAAGAACTGACGGGCGTCCTTGCCGCGGCCAAAATCGCCGCGCGCGAAGCTGCGGGCTTGAAGAACACGCTCAAGAATAAGATCCTGGAAGATGCCGCCGGCCGCATGGTCAAAGAGACACAGACGCTTTTGCGCGAGAATCTGAAAGACCTTCAGAACGCGGAAAAAGACGGTCTGAGCTCGGCCATGATCGACCGCCTGCGTCTCACGCCGGACAGGATCAAGCAGATGGCGGAAGGCGTGCGCGCCGTAGCCCGGCTCGAGGACCCGGTAGGCCGCGTGCAGGCCCGCTGGAAAAGGCCGAACGGGCTGAAGATCACCAAAGTCACGGTTCCCATCGGCGTCATTCTGATTATTTTCGAGTCGCGCCCGAACGTCACGGTCGAGTGCGCCGCGCTGTGCCTGAAAAGCGGCAATGCCGCCCTGCTGCGGGGGGGCAAAGAGGCTTTTCATTCCAATCAGGCCCTGGCGTCGATTTTTTCGAAGTCGCTTGCGCGCTTCAAGGCATCGCCGAACATCGTGAATATGATCGGAACGACAGACCGCGAGGCCGTGGACTTTCTGCTGCGGCGCCAGCAGGACATCCAACTTGTCATTCCGCGCGGCGGCCAGTCCCTCATCCGCAAGGTGGTCGAAAACTCGCGGATTCCGGTCATCAAACACTATCAGGGCATTTGCCACGTGTATGTCGACGCGCAGGCGGATCTCAAAAAAGCTTTGACCATCGCGCGCAACGCGAAATTGCAGCGTCCGGGCGTGTGCAACGCCATGGAGACGCTGCTCGTCCACAAAAAGGTGGCGCCGCGTTTTCTTTCCATGCTCAGCGAGGCTTTCGGCGCGGAAGGCTGCGAAATACGCGGCGACCGTGAGACGCTCAAATACGTGCCTTGGGCGAAGCAGGCCAAGGCCGAAGATTACGGCTACGAATTTCTGGACAAGATCCTGGCTGTGAAAGTCGTGCCGGATGCGGCCTCGGCCGTCAGGCACATCCAGGAGCATGGCTCCGCGCACACGGACGCCATCGTGACGCGCAGCAAGAAGGCCGCGCGCTATTTCGTCGATCACGTCGATTCCTCGTCGGTCATGGTGAACGCCTCCACGCGGTTCGCGGACGGTTTCGAATACGGATTCGGCGCGGAAATTGGAATCTCCACGGACAAAATTCATGCCCGGGGCCCTATGGGACTGGAGGGGCTCACCTCTTATAAGTATGTCGTCGAGGGCAACGGGCAAATCCGGTCCTGA